A stretch of the Geovibrio thiophilus genome encodes the following:
- a CDS encoding acetate kinase has protein sequence MFILALNCGSSSAKYQLYDWDNKRVIAKGVVERVGIGDSFIVHEVEGRPTYRDEYECHDHGTAVELIVKTLTASETGVISNMKEISAVGHRVVHGGDKFKRSVRLDADVIKTIEDVQHLAPLHNPPNLAGIRAAYEVLPDVPQVAIFDTAFHQTMPDYAYMYAVPYEWHEHYGVRRYGFHGTSHLYVSKRAASLLGKSSKECNIITMHIGNGVSHTAIKNGVSVDTSMGLTPLEGAIMGTRCGDIDPAIPLFMQGQLDIDYRKMDTILNKKSGMLGISGKYTDRRDILQCNFPDSKDRCRLAIDMEAYRLKKYIGTYYAVLGRLDAIVFTAGVGENAGIIRQKALEGLEDMGIIVDEQKNLSTFSKHGETEISTPESKVKVFVIPTNEELVFVEDVVAILNGTYKDHTEYEYSFLK, from the coding sequence ATGTTTATACTCGCTCTTAACTGCGGCAGTTCGTCCGCCAAGTACCAGCTTTATGACTGGGATAACAAACGGGTTATCGCCAAAGGTGTTGTGGAGCGTGTCGGTATAGGCGACTCGTTCATCGTTCACGAAGTTGAAGGCAGACCCACTTACAGGGACGAATACGAATGTCACGACCACGGAACTGCTGTGGAGCTGATCGTCAAGACGCTCACAGCGTCCGAGACGGGCGTTATCTCAAACATGAAGGAAATCTCCGCAGTGGGGCACAGGGTTGTCCACGGAGGAGATAAATTTAAAAGAAGCGTAAGGCTCGATGCCGATGTCATAAAAACAATTGAGGATGTCCAGCACCTCGCCCCTCTTCATAACCCCCCCAACCTCGCGGGGATAAGAGCAGCATATGAAGTCCTGCCGGATGTTCCGCAGGTGGCTATATTTGATACCGCCTTCCACCAGACAATGCCCGACTACGCATATATGTACGCTGTACCCTATGAGTGGCATGAGCATTACGGCGTAAGACGCTACGGTTTCCACGGCACAAGCCATCTTTACGTGTCCAAGCGGGCAGCGTCTCTCCTCGGCAAAAGCTCCAAGGAATGCAATATCATAACCATGCACATCGGCAACGGTGTTTCACATACGGCGATCAAAAACGGTGTGTCCGTTGACACTTCAATGGGGCTCACGCCTCTTGAAGGCGCCATAATGGGAACCAGATGCGGGGATATTGACCCAGCGATCCCGCTTTTTATGCAGGGGCAGCTTGATATAGACTACCGCAAGATGGACACGATTCTTAATAAAAAGTCCGGTATGCTGGGCATAAGCGGCAAATACACCGACAGAAGGGATATTCTCCAGTGCAACTTCCCCGACAGCAAGGACAGATGCCGCCTCGCCATAGATATGGAAGCCTACAGACTTAAGAAATACATAGGGACTTACTATGCTGTTCTCGGAAGGCTGGATGCCATAGTCTTTACCGCCGGCGTGGGCGAAAACGCAGGTATAATCCGTCAGAAGGCTCTGGAAGGGCTTGAGGATATGGGTATCATCGTTGATGAGCAGAAAAACCTCTCCACCTTTTCCAAGCACGGTGAGACAGAGATTTCAACGCCTGAGTCAAAGGTTAAAGTCTTCGTCATCCCCACCAACGAGGAACTCGTTTTCGTGGAGGATGTTGTGGCTATACTCAACGGAACCTACAAAGACCATACGGAGTATGAGTATTCGTTTCTTAAATAA
- a CDS encoding GGDEF domain-containing response regulator, with translation MDKETHLNVLIVEDNPGDARLIEIMLHDSPQFDFRCKKTDRLSYALEILAAAHFDVILLDLALPDSFGLETFIKARESTPKTPIVVLTGNDDETIALSAVREGAQDYIVKGQFDEKQLVRAINYAIERQKTVLHLHKMSFKDELTGLNNRRGFMIKADELLKISRRGTGVFTIYFIDLDGMKHINDNLGHSEGDKALIDMADIMRKSFRESDITARLGGDEFAAAVILEEQTDAGTVRSRLGEKISRLNDSEIRSYKLSASIGWAFCNDKVSGLEELLNMADEVMYAEKKKRKNPVS, from the coding sequence ATGGACAAAGAGACGCATTTGAACGTTCTGATAGTGGAGGATAACCCGGGGGATGCCCGTCTTATCGAAATAATGCTCCACGACTCCCCGCAGTTTGATTTCCGCTGTAAGAAGACGGACAGGCTTTCCTATGCCCTTGAGATACTCGCCGCCGCGCATTTTGATGTGATACTCCTTGACCTTGCCCTGCCGGACAGTTTCGGACTTGAAACCTTCATAAAAGCCCGTGAGTCCACACCGAAAACGCCCATTGTGGTGCTGACGGGAAATGATGATGAAACCATAGCCCTCTCCGCCGTGCGTGAAGGCGCTCAGGATTATATAGTCAAGGGTCAGTTTGATGAAAAACAGCTCGTGCGGGCGATAAACTACGCCATCGAACGCCAGAAGACCGTCCTGCACCTGCATAAAATGTCCTTCAAGGATGAGCTGACAGGGCTCAACAACAGGCGGGGCTTCATGATCAAAGCCGATGAACTGCTGAAAATCAGCAGGCGGGGTACGGGTGTTTTCACCATATATTTCATCGATCTGGACGGGATGAAGCACATTAACGACAATCTCGGTCACTCCGAAGGGGACAAGGCTCTCATAGACATGGCGGACATAATGCGCAAGTCCTTCAGAGAATCCGACATAACTGCGCGCCTCGGCGGAGATGAGTTCGCGGCGGCGGTAATCCTTGAGGAACAGACAGACGCAGGCACGGTGAGAAGCAGACTCGGCGAAAAAATAAGCAGGCTTAACGACTCCGAAATACGCTCGTATAAGCTTTCTGCGAGTATAGGCTGGGCATTCTGCAATGATAAAGTCTCGGGGCTGGAAGAACTGCTGAACATGGCGGACGAAGTCATGTACGCTGAAAAGAAGAAAAGGAAAAATCCGGTTTCATAA
- a CDS encoding response regulator yields the protein MGLQRNVPFEILLVEDNAGDARLLKEAFRDIETPCGISVVKDGVDALRFLYRQDEFFSSPRPDLILLDLNLPRKDGREVLAEIKKNESVKSIPVIVLTTSSSDKDIQTAYGLHANSYIKKPVDLDEFEHVVKTIEQFWLRLAFLPEG from the coding sequence ATGGGGCTGCAAAGAAATGTGCCTTTTGAGATACTCCTTGTGGAGGACAACGCAGGGGATGCCCGCCTTCTGAAGGAAGCCTTCAGGGATATTGAGACCCCGTGCGGCATAAGCGTGGTGAAGGACGGGGTGGATGCCCTGCGCTTCCTTTACAGACAGGATGAGTTTTTCAGTTCACCCAGACCGGATCTTATTCTTCTCGATCTCAACCTGCCCCGCAAGGATGGCAGGGAAGTATTGGCAGAGATAAAAAAGAACGAAAGTGTGAAAAGTATTCCGGTAATTGTACTTACGACTTCTTCATCCGATAAGGATATACAGACCGCTTACGGGCTGCACGCTAACTCATACATCAAAAAACCGGTTGATCTGGACGAATTTGAGCATGTCGTCAAAACGATAGAGCAATTCTGGCTCAGGCTTGCTTTCCTGCCGGAAGGGTGA
- a CDS encoding ATP-binding protein, translated as MAIGISGLRGRLLLLVLFAVIPALGVLLFTAFSEIRYEMDRALKDAHRFAKYAAEHNNSAMNGTKHLLLGLSRIPQIRDMDAPSCERIFTDLIDVYPSYENLLLVDRSGSIICSGRPLTITRIPTNTEWFTKSVSDGSFYFGSYRLGLVTGATEFSLSYPVETDGAITGVLSATFNLSWFRSIAAGSQLPEGTTLTVLDNSGKILAMYPDAGDWIGRSIGRSKAVELMQSNNDGMFRAVGLDGEKRLFGFTTMTGQGTNLRLMVGIPEKLAMEPVKKVFFYIGVWIVFSTIVLITAWVAGSLFALSKINRLANVTKELSTGDLSVRTGIRYGRGELGQLAKAFDSMAEALQERDRELAARTAELERSNEELEQFAYIASHDLQEPLRMISSYTQLLAKRYKDKLDEDATEFINYAVDGANRMQVLINDLLSYSRVGTKGEEFSHVDLNGVLDIVKANLKGVIEESGAVIKYSKLPTVLADNSQMLQLFQNLTGNAIKFRREGVKPEIEISAKKEGNMFRFMVKDNGIGIDKKYLDRIFVIFQRLHTKEEFPGTGIGLAICKKIVERHGGEISVESAEGKGSDFIFTLQGKGRE; from the coding sequence ATGGCAATAGGTATTTCAGGACTGCGGGGCAGACTGCTTCTTCTGGTGCTCTTCGCGGTAATTCCGGCTCTCGGTGTTCTGCTGTTTACGGCATTTTCAGAGATCCGCTACGAAATGGACAGAGCGCTTAAGGATGCCCACCGCTTCGCTAAATACGCTGCGGAGCACAATAACAGCGCCATGAACGGGACGAAGCATCTTCTTCTCGGGCTCTCCCGCATTCCCCAGATAAGGGATATGGACGCGCCCTCCTGCGAGAGGATCTTCACCGATCTTATAGACGTGTACCCCTCATACGAAAACCTTCTGCTTGTGGACAGAAGCGGTTCAATCATCTGTTCCGGCAGACCGCTCACCATAACCCGCATTCCCACAAACACCGAGTGGTTCACTAAATCCGTCTCGGACGGTTCATTCTACTTCGGTTCATACAGGCTCGGGCTCGTGACCGGAGCCACGGAATTCAGCCTATCCTACCCCGTCGAAACAGACGGAGCAATCACGGGGGTTCTCTCCGCGACATTCAACCTCTCATGGTTCCGTTCCATAGCCGCCGGTTCCCAGCTTCCCGAAGGCACGACACTGACTGTTCTTGATAACTCCGGAAAAATCCTCGCCATGTACCCCGATGCGGGTGACTGGATAGGACGGAGCATAGGAAGATCAAAAGCCGTGGAGCTGATGCAGAGCAACAATGACGGCATGTTCCGCGCAGTCGGGCTTGACGGCGAAAAGCGCCTGTTCGGCTTCACAACAATGACAGGGCAGGGAACAAACCTCCGTCTCATGGTGGGTATACCGGAAAAGCTCGCCATGGAGCCCGTAAAAAAGGTATTCTTTTATATAGGCGTGTGGATTGTTTTCAGCACCATAGTGCTGATCACTGCTTGGGTCGCGGGCAGTCTGTTTGCCCTGAGCAAGATAAACCGTCTCGCCAATGTGACAAAGGAGCTCAGTACAGGTGACCTCAGCGTCCGCACCGGGATAAGATACGGAAGAGGCGAACTCGGACAGCTCGCAAAAGCCTTCGACTCCATGGCGGAAGCCTTGCAGGAGCGGGACAGGGAACTTGCGGCGAGAACGGCGGAGCTGGAGCGCTCCAACGAAGAGCTTGAGCAGTTCGCGTATATCGCGAGCCATGATCTTCAGGAGCCTCTGCGCATGATCTCAAGCTATACCCAGCTTCTCGCCAAACGCTACAAGGACAAGCTGGACGAGGACGCCACAGAGTTCATTAACTACGCCGTGGACGGCGCAAACCGCATGCAGGTTCTGATTAATGACCTGCTCAGCTACTCCCGGGTGGGAACCAAAGGGGAAGAATTCAGCCATGTTGATTTAAACGGCGTGCTCGACATTGTGAAGGCAAACCTCAAAGGGGTTATCGAAGAATCAGGAGCCGTGATAAAATACAGTAAGCTTCCCACTGTTCTGGCGGACAATTCGCAGATGCTCCAGCTTTTCCAGAACCTGACCGGAAACGCAATCAAGTTCCGCAGGGAAGGAGTAAAACCTGAAATTGAAATAAGTGCCAAAAAAGAAGGCAATATGTTCAGGTTTATGGTAAAAGATAACGGTATAGGCATAGATAAAAAATATCTGGACAGAATTTTTGTAATATTCCAGAGACTTCACACTAAAGAGGAATTCCCCGGAACAGGCATTGGGCTTGCCATATGCAAAAAGATAGTCGAACGCCACGGCGGTGAAATCTCCGTGGAATCAGCCGAGGGCAAGGGCTCCGACTTTATCTTCACTTTGCAGGGAAAAGGGCGTGAATAA
- a CDS encoding SoxR reducing system RseC family protein gives MPAQGITHKGLVIEEDTGSGALIEIARSGACGGCKEKGACGMTESGSLLVRLKSPRRLKKGDEVTVEISRSEFYRSVGLVYIAPVALMLTAAVAAGSMGFSELLTAVLTLAVPAVYFPVLRLFLKNGSRTRYKIR, from the coding sequence ATGCCGGCGCAGGGCATAACTCACAAGGGACTTGTCATTGAAGAGGATACGGGAAGCGGAGCTCTCATTGAGATAGCCAGAAGCGGAGCCTGCGGCGGCTGCAAGGAGAAGGGCGCCTGTGGCATGACCGAAAGCGGTTCCCTGCTGGTGCGCCTGAAAAGCCCCCGCAGACTGAAAAAAGGGGATGAGGTGACGGTGGAGATCTCCAGAAGCGAGTTTTACCGTTCCGTGGGGCTGGTGTATATCGCTCCCGTGGCGCTTATGCTTACTGCCGCTGTTGCTGCCGGTTCGATGGGTTTTTCGGAACTGCTTACAGCTGTTCTCACTCTTGCTGTGCCCGCTGTTTATTTCCCCGTGCTGCGTCTGTTTCTCAAAAACGGCAGCCGCACAAGGTACAAAATAAGGTAA
- the hisD gene encoding histidinol dehydrogenase: protein MIIKRNDEKLKIILGRGESFNEQYMDTVLSIINRIRKEGDTALFELTKKFDRFDCEKVEITRKEMEKAYKNLDPKLKKALEKAKDNIVSFHEKQLEKTWIYEKSEGTFLGQKITPLERVGVYVPGGKAVYPTSVMMNTLPAKVAGVKEIIMTTPATGGEVNPVVLAAAYIAGVDRGFKVGGAQAIAALAYGTATVPKVDKIVGPGNIYVALAKKLVFGQVDIDMIAGPSEVLIIADKSAKAKYIAADMLSQAEHDELASAVAVTDNKKLAEKIKEELEKQLEALPKKDIAKKSLDNYGAVILVKDMDEACEVANVIAPEHLELYVESPMEMMLKIRNAGAIFLGENTPEAVGDYIAGPNHVLPTGGTARFFSPLGVYDFIKRSSILYYSKKQLEEDMEDIITLAEHEELIAHRNSASVRQKKR, encoded by the coding sequence ATGATAATAAAAAGAAATGACGAAAAACTTAAAATAATTTTAGGAAGAGGCGAATCCTTCAACGAACAATACATGGACACTGTGCTTTCCATCATCAACCGGATCAGAAAGGAAGGGGACACTGCTCTTTTTGAGCTCACGAAAAAGTTTGACCGCTTTGACTGCGAAAAGGTGGAGATCACCCGCAAAGAGATGGAAAAAGCGTACAAAAATCTTGACCCGAAGCTGAAAAAGGCTCTGGAAAAAGCGAAAGACAATATTGTCTCCTTCCACGAAAAGCAGCTTGAAAAAACATGGATCTACGAAAAAAGCGAAGGCACCTTCCTAGGTCAGAAAATTACACCGCTGGAAAGGGTCGGTGTATATGTTCCGGGCGGGAAGGCGGTTTACCCCACCAGTGTTATGATGAACACGCTGCCCGCAAAGGTTGCCGGAGTGAAAGAGATAATAATGACCACACCCGCCACAGGAGGCGAGGTTAACCCTGTTGTTCTCGCCGCCGCATATATCGCCGGTGTTGACAGAGGGTTCAAAGTAGGCGGCGCTCAGGCGATCGCGGCTCTCGCTTACGGAACAGCGACAGTGCCGAAGGTCGACAAGATCGTCGGTCCCGGCAATATTTATGTGGCGCTTGCCAAAAAGCTTGTCTTCGGGCAGGTAGACATAGACATGATAGCGGGACCCAGCGAAGTTCTTATAATCGCTGATAAATCCGCAAAGGCGAAATACATAGCCGCAGATATGCTCTCACAGGCGGAACACGATGAGCTTGCCAGCGCAGTCGCCGTCACCGACAATAAAAAGCTTGCTGAAAAGATAAAAGAAGAGCTTGAAAAACAGCTTGAAGCGCTCCCAAAAAAAGATATTGCCAAGAAGTCTCTGGATAACTACGGGGCGGTCATTCTTGTGAAAGATATGGATGAGGCATGCGAAGTCGCAAACGTAATAGCACCTGAACACCTTGAACTCTATGTGGAAAGCCCGATGGAGATGATGCTTAAAATCAGAAACGCAGGGGCTATCTTCCTCGGGGAAAACACCCCCGAAGCAGTGGGCGATTATATAGCCGGACCCAATCACGTGCTCCCCACGGGAGGAACAGCCCGCTTCTTCTCGCCGCTGGGCGTTTACGACTTCATAAAACGCTCAAGCATACTCTATTACTCCAAAAAACAGCTTGAGGAAGACATGGAAGACATAATCACTCTCGCCGAACACGAAGAGCTCATTGCGCACCGGAACTCAGCTTCCGTGAGACAGAAGAAAAGATAA
- a CDS encoding sensor domain-containing diguanylate cyclase yields the protein MGRLDTVIRENRDLKDELEKLITIVRENEAKHGGFRIVEYAFLLSSSLAEITEKPLSYLSEIFDIDRAVLFLNSDVLDFERKTDNLADKIFFHPEKIFKYFFLEKRPYSGKDTMNIISEFRVEEEIGSYLIAPITENGKIIAALALFSRDPERFEDSGSMDFVKELSFVVMVALKKLHNTEIIYRQARTDFLTGVYNKMAMAELIGAQINRHQRYGKGFYFIMADIDNFKAVNDKEGHLVGDNLLVDLCRGFREKLRASDILGRFGGDEFFIIIPEDDKVDIKAVCAKLTGVASQVFEKTGYAGIAGISGGVVAVPKDFPEGAESVGIVKLADSRLYESKKNGKNRFTGIES from the coding sequence ATGGGAAGACTCGACACTGTAATCAGGGAAAACAGAGACCTGAAGGACGAACTTGAAAAACTCATTACAATTGTGAGGGAAAACGAGGCGAAGCACGGCGGATTCAGGATAGTGGAATACGCCTTTCTTCTGTCAAGCTCTCTGGCGGAGATCACAGAAAAGCCGCTTTCATATCTTTCTGAAATTTTTGATATTGACCGTGCCGTGCTGTTTCTCAACTCGGATGTTCTGGATTTTGAGCGCAAAACGGACAACCTTGCGGATAAAATATTCTTTCATCCGGAGAAGATATTCAAATACTTCTTTCTGGAAAAACGCCCCTACTCAGGCAAGGACACGATGAATATAATAAGCGAGTTCAGAGTTGAGGAAGAGATAGGCTCTTACCTCATAGCCCCCATCACTGAAAACGGGAAAATAATCGCTGCTCTGGCGCTTTTCAGCAGAGATCCGGAAAGATTTGAGGATTCAGGCTCAATGGACTTTGTGAAGGAGCTTTCCTTCGTTGTGATGGTTGCCCTGAAAAAGCTTCATAACACAGAAATAATCTACAGGCAGGCACGAACGGACTTCCTCACCGGAGTTTACAATAAAATGGCGATGGCGGAGCTCATAGGCGCCCAGATTAACCGACATCAGAGATACGGCAAAGGCTTTTACTTCATCATGGCGGATATAGACAATTTCAAGGCAGTGAATGATAAGGAAGGGCATCTTGTGGGCGATAACCTTCTTGTGGATCTATGCAGAGGATTCAGGGAAAAGCTCCGTGCCAGCGACATTCTAGGGCGCTTCGGCGGGGACGAGTTCTTCATAATAATCCCCGAAGATGACAAAGTCGACATAAAAGCGGTCTGCGCCAAGCTGACCGGTGTGGCTTCTCAGGTCTTTGAGAAGACAGGCTATGCGGGAATCGCCGGGATAAGCGGCGGGGTCGTGGCGGTTCCGAAGGATTTCCCCGAAGGCGCGGAGAGTGTGGGCATAGTAAAGCTTGCCGATTCAAGGCTTTATGAGAGTAAAAAGAACGGAAAAAACAGATTTACTGGAATAGAATCATGA
- a CDS encoding DNA polymerase: MKLVIDGNYIAYRAFYATRPLTNSKGFPTAVIHGFFQFLMSMKDKLGPEEIYVVFDSKEKTKRHEMHADYKATRESMPEDMIPQLEALKGMIPLMGIPVLCINGYEADDTINTLALTLEGEVYIATKDKDLHQLVNGKVKILDLSTNTPMGSAEVTEKFGLPPEKILDMLALSGDASDNIPGVAGVGEKTAQKLLAEFGTLEGVYENIDKVKGKLKEKLGTDKEKAFFSRELATLQFIDNLDMSAPERDDDALEKKLRDLEMNSVLRRLFGEGSAKPNIPAPATEKQPFGSDFTVIASINGEIWMQENGQEPEVKKPEAIPQDAVLYDLKHIYKETGLKPENPRDIMLISWMNEPDQGGLRRMKDEQAEDFITRVRQSAADEIENLEKNNLKKLYEEMEIETSYALAEMEKKGIKLDPERIRQVAKILETELIQLQNSLINAVGHDINLNSPKQLSSFLYDELGIKAVKKTKTGFSTSEEALRDLLIFNPDHSEVILNILRHRELSKLLSTYTYTLINFIDPRTKRIHTEFKQTGTATGRLSSTAPNMQNIPQKGEFAKAIRSAFITEDGYVFVSFDYSQIELRILAHLTGDAALVDAYSKGLDIHTQTASKVFDVPESEVDSGMRRMAKAVNFGIIYGLSAYGLSRDTGVNPKDAQIFIDKYFATYSGVKKFIAETIEEAKKNGFAKTIFGRKRFIADIKSRNRTVAMKGERVAVNTQMQGSAADIIKVAMLNCDKYIKENGLDAHLILQLHDELVFEVKEEIAESFAPEVKRIMESAASLRVPLSVNGSVGKNLGELK, translated from the coding sequence ATGAAATTAGTAATCGACGGCAACTACATAGCATACAGGGCGTTTTACGCCACACGCCCCCTGACCAACAGCAAGGGATTCCCCACTGCCGTGATCCACGGGTTTTTCCAGTTCCTCATGTCAATGAAAGATAAACTCGGTCCCGAAGAAATATACGTTGTGTTTGACTCCAAGGAAAAAACCAAGCGGCACGAAATGCACGCGGATTATAAGGCAACCCGTGAATCCATGCCGGAGGACATGATACCCCAGCTTGAAGCTCTCAAAGGGATGATTCCGCTGATGGGTATACCTGTCCTCTGTATTAACGGCTATGAGGCGGACGACACCATAAACACCCTAGCTCTCACCCTTGAAGGCGAAGTTTACATAGCCACCAAGGACAAAGACCTCCACCAGCTTGTCAACGGCAAGGTGAAGATACTCGACCTCTCAACGAACACTCCTATGGGCTCAGCGGAGGTCACCGAAAAATTCGGACTGCCCCCTGAAAAAATACTCGATATGCTCGCCCTCAGCGGCGACGCGTCGGACAACATACCCGGAGTCGCCGGAGTGGGGGAGAAAACCGCCCAGAAACTTCTGGCGGAGTTCGGAACCCTCGAAGGCGTTTACGAAAACATAGACAAAGTCAAGGGCAAGCTGAAGGAAAAACTTGGAACCGACAAGGAAAAAGCGTTTTTCAGCCGTGAGCTCGCCACATTGCAGTTCATAGATAATCTGGACATGTCCGCACCGGAAAGGGACGACGACGCCCTTGAGAAAAAGCTCCGTGACCTTGAGATGAACTCCGTTCTCCGCAGACTCTTCGGTGAAGGCTCGGCAAAGCCCAACATCCCCGCCCCAGCCACGGAAAAGCAGCCATTCGGCAGCGACTTCACAGTAATCGCAAGCATAAACGGCGAAATATGGATGCAGGAAAACGGGCAGGAACCGGAAGTAAAAAAGCCCGAAGCAATACCGCAGGACGCTGTTCTGTATGACCTCAAGCACATATACAAGGAAACGGGGCTCAAACCCGAAAACCCCAGAGACATAATGCTGATAAGCTGGATGAATGAACCTGATCAGGGCGGTCTGCGCCGGATGAAGGATGAGCAGGCTGAGGATTTTATCACCCGTGTGAGACAGTCGGCGGCGGACGAGATTGAAAACCTTGAAAAGAACAACCTGAAAAAGCTCTATGAAGAGATGGAGATCGAAACCTCCTACGCTCTCGCAGAGATGGAGAAAAAGGGCATTAAGCTTGACCCCGAGCGAATCCGTCAGGTGGCGAAAATCCTTGAGACTGAGCTTATCCAGCTCCAGAACTCGCTGATAAACGCCGTTGGGCACGACATTAATCTCAACTCCCCCAAGCAGCTTTCCTCCTTTCTTTATGATGAGCTTGGAATAAAAGCGGTGAAGAAGACCAAAACCGGATTTTCCACATCCGAAGAAGCGCTTCGGGATCTCCTGATTTTCAATCCCGACCACTCCGAAGTGATACTGAACATTCTGCGCCACAGAGAGCTGAGCAAGCTGCTCTCCACATACACATACACCCTGATAAATTTCATAGACCCGCGCACCAAGCGCATACACACCGAGTTCAAGCAGACGGGAACCGCAACGGGAAGGCTCTCCTCCACTGCGCCGAACATGCAGAATATTCCCCAGAAGGGCGAATTCGCAAAGGCGATCCGCTCCGCCTTCATTACGGAGGACGGGTATGTTTTCGTCTCCTTCGACTACTCTCAGATAGAGCTGCGCATCCTAGCCCACCTCACGGGGGATGCCGCCCTTGTGGACGCTTATTCCAAAGGGCTGGACATCCACACCCAGACCGCCTCGAAGGTGTTCGACGTGCCGGAGAGCGAAGTGGACTCAGGCATGCGCCGCATGGCGAAGGCTGTAAACTTCGGCATAATCTACGGGCTATCCGCATACGGGCTCTCACGTGACACGGGCGTAAATCCCAAAGATGCGCAGATCTTCATAGATAAATACTTCGCCACGTACAGCGGCGTGAAAAAATTTATAGCCGAGACCATTGAGGAAGCGAAGAAAAACGGCTTCGCAAAAACTATTTTCGGACGAAAAAGATTTATAGCCGACATAAAAAGCAGGAACAGAACCGTAGCCATGAAGGGCGAGCGTGTGGCTGTGAATACCCAGATGCAGGGCTCCGCCGCGGACATAATCAAGGTGGCGATGCTTAACTGCGATAAATATATTAAGGAAAACGGACTGGACGCGCATCTGATCCTTCAGCTTCACGATGAGCTTGTATTTGAGGTTAAGGAAGAAATAGCGGAAAGCTTCGCGCCGGAAGTAAAAAGAATCATGGAAAGCGCCGCCTCTCTGCGTGTTCCGCTTTCAGTGAACGGTTCTGTCGGTAAAAATCTCGGGGAGCTTAAGTAG
- a CDS encoding branched-chain amino acid aminotransferase gives MKIELKLKPQSERRQDVFKPEKPLPFGQLRTDHMFVVDYADGVWKEARIVPYANFSIAPGATALHYSQEIFEGAKAFMHPDGEIYSFRIDKNAKRMNISAETVCMPKIDEDLQIEGIQRLIDVDRKWFPIQEGASLYIRPFMFGTEDMLGVKPSKTFTYAVILSPSGPYYPKGITEPVKLLISDRFHRAAPGGTGSSKTGGNYAASLRAGEYAYSKGASQVLYLDCTNTYIEECGAMNHYHVMKDGTVVIPEFTESILRAITSESVIELEKELGRKVIQQRIKIDDFIKGIENGDITEAGGFGTAAVVSPVGTYIFEDGRELKVGDGRIGSVSKSIYEYYTGIQTGRVKAPAGWLRKVERY, from the coding sequence ATGAAAATCGAATTGAAACTGAAACCCCAATCGGAAAGACGTCAGGATGTTTTTAAGCCCGAAAAGCCGCTGCCTTTCGGACAGCTCCGCACAGACCATATGTTTGTGGTCGACTATGCGGACGGAGTCTGGAAAGAAGCAAGAATTGTTCCTTACGCCAACTTCAGCATAGCCCCCGGCGCCACTGCGCTTCATTATTCACAGGAAATTTTTGAAGGCGCAAAAGCCTTCATGCACCCGGACGGGGAGATTTACTCCTTCCGCATAGACAAAAACGCTAAGAGAATGAACATCTCCGCTGAAACGGTCTGCATGCCGAAAATAGACGAGGATCTTCAGATAGAAGGAATCCAGAGGCTTATCGATGTGGACAGGAAATGGTTTCCCATTCAGGAGGGGGCTTCTCTGTACATCCGCCCGTTTATGTTCGGTACGGAAGACATGCTCGGCGTTAAGCCCAGCAAAACCTTCACATACGCTGTTATCCTCTCCCCCAGCGGTCCGTATTATCCCAAAGGGATTACGGAGCCTGTGAAGCTGCTCATCAGTGACCGGTTCCACAGGGCAGCCCCCGGCGGAACCGGTTCATCCAAAACAGGCGGGAACTACGCAGCCTCCCTGAGAGCGGGCGAATACGCATATTCCAAGGGCGCGAGTCAGGTGCTTTATCTCGACTGTACCAACACGTACATTGAGGAATGCGGCGCCATGAATCACTACCATGTCATGAAGGACGGCACTGTGGTTATCCCCGAGTTTACGGAATCCATCCTCCGCGCCATAACCTCCGAATCGGTCATTGAGCTTGAGAAGGAGCTGGGGCGCAAGGTCATACAGCAGAGAATAAAGATAGACGACTTCATAAAAGGTATTGAAAACGGGGATATAACGGAAGCCGGAGGCTTCGGGACTGCCGCAGTTGTTTCTCCCGTGGGCACATACATTTTTGAGGACGGGCGTGAGCTTAAGGTCGGCGACGGCAGAATAGGCAGCGTCAGCAAATCAATTTACGAATACTACACAGGAATACAGACCGGCAGGGTAAAGGCTCCCGCCGGCTGGCTGAGAAAGGTTGAGAGATACTGA